The genomic DNA CTTCTACCGGGCGGCCTGGGTCCAGGCCGTCGCCGCCGTCGACCACTGGCTGCACGAAGAGGTACTGCGCCGGGTGGCGGAGCTGACCGCCAAGGACAGCCCCGAGATGCCGCCCCAGCTGCGGAGGTACGAACTTCCGCTGCACCGGGTCGAGGCAGTGCGGCGCGGGGAGGTCACACTCTCCGAGGCCGTGGTGGAGCACTTGCGCGAGAAGCTCGCCGTGCAGGCGCTCCAGCACCCCGGCAAGATCTCCGAGGTGCTCAGGCTCGTCACGGAGAAGAAGGTCTGGTACGAGGCGGCCGGCTGCATCAACCAGCACTTCTTCCAGGGGCGCACCACCTTCAACGAGAAGAAACTGCGCAGTCGGTACCTGGAGATCACCCAGCGCCGGAACAGGATCGCGCACGACGCCGACCTCGTCGACGGCGACCTGAAGCAGCGCCGTGCCATCGACGAGGCGGAGGTGACGGACGCCATCGACTGGATCGAGCGCATCGCCCTGGCCATCGCCCACGTGCTCGACGACGAAGCGTGACGTCGGCCGCCTTCCGGGGGTCCGGGCAAGCCCGCTTCGGCCCCCTGCCCGGGGAAGGTCTCCCGTGTCGCGGCGAGGCCCCCGCCACCTCATAGGGTGGACCCCATGAAGGAACTGCCCGCCCGGCGTCTGCTGCTGGTGCACGCGCACCCGGACGACGAGTCGATCAACAACGGCGTCACCATGGCCCGCTACGCGGCCGAGGGCGCCCACGTGACGCTGGTGACCTGCACCCTCGGCGAGCGGGGCGAGGTCATCCCGCCCGGCCTCGCCCATCTGTCCGGAGCCGCTCTCGGCGGGCACCGCAGGGGCGAGCTGGCGGACGCGATGCGCGCACTCGGCGTCGACGACTTCCGGCTGCTCGGCGGGCCGGGGCGGTTCGCCGACTCCGGGATGATGGGGCTGGCCGACAACGACGACCCCGGCTGCCTCTGGCAGGCCGACGTCGACCGGGCCGCCGGGATGCTCGTCGACGTGATCCGCGAGGTGCGCCCCCAGGTGCTCGTCACCTACGACCCGAACGGCGGCTACGGCCACCCCGACCACATCCAGGCCCACCGCATCGCCATGCGGGCGGTGGAGCTGGCGGCCGAGGCCGGGTGTCCCGTCGCCAAGGTCTACTGGAACCGTGTGCCGCGCTCCCGGGTGGAGGACGCCTTCGCCCGGCTCCGGGACGACCTGCCCGGTCTGCCGTTCGAGAAGGCGGCCGGCGTCGAGGACGTGCCGGGTGTCGTCGACGACGAGCGGATCACCACCGAGATCCACGGCGAGGGCACCGCGTACGCCGCCGCCAAGGCCGCCGCGATGCGCGCCCACGCCACCCAGATCACGGTCGCCGAACCGTATTTCGTCCTCTCCAACGACCTGGCCCAGCCGATCCTCACCACCGAGCACTACGAACTGGTGCGCGGCGAGCGGGGCGGCGGCGACGGACGCGAGAGCGACCTGTTCGCGGGCATCGCCGGGACCTCCGACACCGGGGAGGCGACCTCGTGAACAGCCGCAACGAACCGCCGAGCTCCGCGCTCGCCCAGCCGCTGCGCCCGCCCTCGCTCGGACGGGCCGCCCTGTACGCCGGACTCTTCGTGCTCGGCGCCGTCCTCGGGGTGGCGGGCGCGCTGCTCCAGCCGGCCTGGTTCCCGGGCGGGCTGCTGCTCGCGCTGGCCGCCGAGGCGGGGCTGTGTGTCGGGGCGGGCCGTGCCGTCGGGCGCCGGGGAGGGGCCGTCGCGCCCGCCCTCGGCTGGGCGCTCGCCGTGGTGCTGCTCACCACCAGCCGTCCGGAGGGCGACTTCCTCTTCGCCGCCGGCGCCGGCTCCTATCTTTTCCTGCTCGGCGGGATCGCCGTTGCTGTGATCTGCGCCACCCTCGCGCCGGTGCGGCAACCGGACGGCGGCCCCGCCCGACTTCGCAAGTGACGTACCGCTTCGCCGTGCCGTGGGCGTGCGAGTCCCGTGTGGGTTTCCACGGCGGTCACGGGATACGCGCGAGAAGTGGCCAGTATGGTGGTGCGCGCCCCCGAGCCGCCCGCTGAAGGCGTGACGGGCGGCGGAGCCAACCGGGAGAACCTGCCTTGAGTCGTGAAACTGACAGTTCGTCCTCCGGGCCCCACGGGCGCGGCGGAGCCGCATACCCGTCGGGCACCCCGCCCTACGGGACACCCACGGCTTCCGACGCCGGTGCTGACGCGGGCCGTTCGGCCACGCGACCGGAGGAGCGCAAGACCGAGACGACGCTGACGACCCGGATCCGGATCAACATCCCCGGGTCGCGGCCCATTCCGCCGGTCGTCGTGCGCAAGCCCGTCGCGGACGGTGAGGACGCCGCCGACGGCCCGGAGACGACGGGCGAGCGGCCCGCGCCCGCGCCGGCGCCGAGCGCCGCCGCGCCCGCGGCCGCCGCTCCCGAGGCTCCCGCCGAGACCGCCCAGACCGCCCAGACCGCCGAGGAAAAGCCGACGAGCGACTGGTTCGCGCCACGCAAGTCGGGCCCGGGCAAAGGCACTCAGGGCGGCGGTTCCACCAACGGTGCCGGCCTGCCCGCGGGTTCGGCGCCCGCCTCCGGAACCCCGGGCGCGGCGGGGTCGCGTGGCGCGGGTCCCGCGGGCCCGGCGGGTGCTTCGGGTGCCGGTGCGCGGCCGGGCGGCGGGAGTGGCCGTCCCGGTGGCGTCGTCGGCTCCATGACCGCACCCGGCGGCGTCCGGTCCGGGTCCGCGGGCGGTGCCGCCCGCTCCGGTGCGACCGGCGGGCCCGTGGCGCCCGGTCACGGCGGCGGCACCGGTTCCTTCGACGTGACCGAGGCACTGGCGGCCGGTCCGCTGGGCGGCGGCAGCAACGGCAACGGCGCCCGGCCGGGCGCCGACGCCGGTGGCGAGCCGCGCCGCGACGACCTGCCGTACTTCGCGGGCGACGGCCGGACCGAGCAGGCCCCCGGGCAGCAGAACGGCCTGAACGGGCAGTCCCCGTACGGCAACGGGCCCCAGGGCCCCGCGGGACCGACGAGCGGCCCGGCCACCGGCGACAGCCGGCTGACGCCGCCCCCCGCCGGAGACCTCGGCATGTCCGGGGCTCCCGCAGTGCCCGGCGGGCAGCGCGAGCCCGCGCCGAACCACCTGCGCGGCCCGGGCAGCCTCGCCGGCCCGGGGGGTCCCGGCGGCCCCGGCAGGCCGGCCGGCTCCGGTCCCGGCGCGGGCCCGGACGCCGCCCGCCCCGGCCCCGGCGGCGGGCTCAGCGACGACACCGCGATCCTCACCCCGCAGCGGCCGGTCCCGCCCGGCGCGGGCAACCCGGACAACATCTCCGGCAACACCGTCACCAGCGGCATCCCCGTCGTACCGGGCGGGCGCACCGCGCCGTTCCCGTCCGGGTCCGGCGACGGGCCGCTGCCGCACACGCCGCCCAAACTGCCGGAGCCGGTCTCCGCCCCGCCGGCGAGCTCCGCCAAGCCTGCCAAGCCCGCCAAGAAGAAGGGGCGCAAGAAGCTCCCGCTGCTCGTCGGCGGCCTGGTCGTCGTCGCCGGTGTCACCTACGGCGCCGGCCTGCTGATGAACCGCTCCGACGTGCCCAAGGGCACCACCGTGCTCGGTGTCGACATCGGCGGCGGCACCCGCGACGACGCCGTCGAGAAGCTGGACAAGGCCCTCGGCGCCCGCGCGGCCAAACCGCTCAAGCTCACCGTGGGCGGCGAGACCGTCTCCCTGAAGCCGGACCAGGCGGGGCTCCAGCTCGACACCCAGGCCACGGCCAGCTCCGCGGCGACCAGCGACTACAACCCGATGTCCGTGATCGGCTCGCTCTTCGGCCAGAAGCGGGTCGTCGAACCGGTCATGCCCGTCGACGAGGAGAAGCTGCACGCCGCCCTGGAGGACGCCGCGGGCGGGGCCGGGTCGGCGACCGAGGGCACGATCAAGTTCGAGTCCGGCAAGGCCGTCCCCGTGTACGGCAAGGCCGGCCAGGGCATAGACGTCGCCAAGTCGACCGAGGCCGTGCAGGCCGCGTACCGCGCCCAGGTGGAGACCGGCACCGCCACCTCCGTGAACGTGCCGACGACCGCCAAGCAGCCCACGGTCTCCAAGGCCGAGGTCGACCGGATGCTGAAGGAGTTCGCGGAGCCGGCGATGTCGGACCGGGTGACCGTGCAGACGGACCCGGCCCACTCCATTCCGCTGAGTCCCGAGAAGTCGCTCTGGAAGTTCCTCAGGGTCACGGCCGTCGACGGCAAGCTCGTCGACAAGCCCGACCTGAACGCCCTCAAGGAGCTCTACGGCCAGACGTTCGACGGTGTGCTCATCACCCGCGCCAACGGTGAGAAGACGGCCGTCACCCCCCAGGACGTCTACGGCGCCATGCGCCAGGCCCTGAAGAGCAAGACCGACCGGGTGGCCGTCATCGACACCAGTCCCAGCTGACGCAGGCACGGACGAGAGGGGCGCCCGGCGAGTGCCGGGCGCCCCTCTCGCCGCGCCGCGCACCGTATGACATCTGTCATCCGGCACCC from Streptomyces sp. CB09001 includes the following:
- the mshB gene encoding N-acetyl-1-D-myo-inositol-2-amino-2-deoxy-alpha-D-glucopyranoside deacetylase, with the translated sequence MKELPARRLLLVHAHPDDESINNGVTMARYAAEGAHVTLVTCTLGERGEVIPPGLAHLSGAALGGHRRGELADAMRALGVDDFRLLGGPGRFADSGMMGLADNDDPGCLWQADVDRAAGMLVDVIREVRPQVLVTYDPNGGYGHPDHIQAHRIAMRAVELAAEAGCPVAKVYWNRVPRSRVEDAFARLRDDLPGLPFEKAAGVEDVPGVVDDERITTEIHGEGTAYAAAKAAAMRAHATQITVAEPYFVLSNDLAQPILTTEHYELVRGERGGGDGRESDLFAGIAGTSDTGEATS
- a CDS encoding DUF6113 family protein codes for the protein MNSRNEPPSSALAQPLRPPSLGRAALYAGLFVLGAVLGVAGALLQPAWFPGGLLLALAAEAGLCVGAGRAVGRRGGAVAPALGWALAVVLLTTSRPEGDFLFAAGAGSYLFLLGGIAVAVICATLAPVRQPDGGPARLRK